In Apium graveolens cultivar Ventura unplaced genomic scaffold, ASM990537v1 ctg5471, whole genome shotgun sequence, a genomic segment contains:
- the LOC141702672 gene encoding uncharacterized protein LOC141702672: MVANRVKSAKVKILRAEFESVTMKETDEMEDFYIKLSGIVTYIRMLGEDMAESNVVKKLLRVVPSKFVQIASTIEQFGDMETISLEEVVGRLKAHEERVRAQIENTSQQLLLTQEDWLKRSNKNGDSSNHQRRCGVFDRRGRGHG; this comes from the coding sequence ATGGTTGCAAATCGTGTGAAATCTGCAAAGGTGAAGATATTAAGAGCGGAGTTTGAGTCTGTGACAATGAAGGAAACTGACGAAATGGAGGATTTTTACATAAAGCTATCTGGCATTGTAACATATATACGCATGTTAGGTGAAGACATGGCAGAGTCCAACGTAGTGAAGAAACTACTAAGGGTTGTACCCTCGAAGTTTGTTCAGATTGCATCTACGATTGAGCAATTCGGAGACATGGAAACAATTTCTTTGGAAGAAGTAGTGGGTCGACTGAAGGCCCATGAAGAAAGGGTGAGAGCACAAATTGAGAACACGAGCCAACAACTTCTTTTAACACAGGAGGATTGGTTGAAAAGGTCTAACAAGAATGGTGATTCATCAAACCATCAAAGGAGATGTGGTGTTTTTGATAGACGAGGACGTGGTCATGGATAA